The [Chlorobium] sp. 445 genome has a segment encoding these proteins:
- the rpsT gene encoding 30S ribosomal protein S20: MPQHKSAEKRVRQSKRRNAYNRARKKEAKQLIKTVARLAASNAPKEELEKALRAATQKLDRIAAKGVIHKNKAARQKSALAKLVNRRTQSASASA; this comes from the coding sequence ATGCCACAGCATAAGTCCGCTGAAAAACGTGTACGCCAGTCCAAGCGTCGCAACGCCTATAACCGCGCTCGGAAAAAAGAGGCGAAACAGTTGATTAAAACCGTTGCACGTCTTGCTGCAAGCAATGCGCCAAAGGAAGAACTTGAAAAAGCGCTGCGTGCAGCGACCCAAAAGCTCGATCGCATTGCCGCTAAAGGCGTGATTCACAAAAACAAAGCTGCTCGCCAAAAATCGGCGCTCGCGAAACTGGTCAACCGTCGCACCCAATCAGCCAGCGCTTCAGCGTAA
- a CDS encoding Holliday junction branch migration protein RuvA, with product MIAYLIGTLTDKSPTEVTMEVGGIGFSASISANTYAELPELNQTVKLLTYLYVRDDAFQLYGFAREEERVIFKLLISVGGVGPKMAQTILSGMDVGALREAIIGNHLAALTRISGVGRKTAERIILELRDKLTKLDLKPTPIGVQSDLQQARSDAYSALLALGFAKPVAEKAMRAAIAEAPNAKTDELVRLALKYAQK from the coding sequence ATGATTGCCTACCTGATTGGCACGCTGACCGACAAATCGCCGACAGAGGTAACGATGGAAGTAGGCGGCATTGGCTTTAGTGCGAGTATTTCAGCAAATACCTATGCGGAATTACCAGAGCTCAATCAGACGGTCAAATTGCTTACTTATCTTTATGTGCGTGATGATGCCTTTCAACTCTATGGTTTTGCTCGCGAAGAAGAACGTGTGATCTTTAAGCTGCTAATTAGCGTTGGCGGTGTCGGACCCAAAATGGCGCAAACCATTCTTTCTGGCATGGACGTTGGGGCACTGCGTGAAGCCATTATTGGCAATCACCTTGCTGCGCTGACGCGCATTTCAGGCGTAGGCAGAAAAACTGCAGAGCGCATCATTTTGGAACTACGCGATAAACTTACCAAATTAGATTTAAAACCAACGCCAATCGGTGTTCAAAGCGACTTGCAGCAAGCCCGAAGTGATGCGTATTCTGCACTTTTAGCACTTGGCTTTGCAAAGCCTGTTGCCGAAAAAGCCATGCGTGCCGCCATCGCTGAAGCACCGAATGCAAAAACCGATGAACTTGTGCGCCTCGCTCTAAAGTACGCACAGAAGTGA
- a CDS encoding transcription termination factor Rho — MSSPSTATTATTNGLDIATLQKKKVAELTVIAKEMGISTSGLRKDEIIYKIIETQAQKAESAPETATNVITNTGVLQVMSDGYGFLRSPNYNYLSSPDDIYVSPSQIKRFNMKTGDTVRGQVRAPKEGERFFALLKIETINGVDPEAIRDRINFDNLTPLYPTERLRLETVPSEVSMRIMDIFTPIGKGQRGLIVAQPKTGKTMLLQKIANSIAKNHPEVYLIVLLIDERPEEVTDMERNVQAEVISSTFDEEPERHVQVAEMVLEKAKRLVETRRDVVILLDSITRLARAHNTVIPHSGKILSGGIDANALHKPKRFFGAARNVEEGGSLTIIATALVDTGSRMDDVIFEEFKGTGNMELVLDRRLADRRIFPAIDILKSGTRREELLVSQEEISRMWLLRKYLADKTPIEGMEFILEKIESTKSNKEFFKLMNAGA; from the coding sequence ATGAGTTCACCAAGCACTGCAACTACCGCCACGACCAACGGGCTTGATATTGCTACCCTGCAAAAAAAGAAGGTGGCTGAGCTGACTGTCATCGCAAAAGAAATGGGCATTTCCACAAGCGGGTTGCGCAAAGATGAGATTATCTATAAAATCATCGAGACACAAGCCCAAAAGGCTGAGAGTGCACCCGAAACTGCCACTAATGTCATCACCAATACGGGTGTCTTGCAAGTGATGTCTGACGGCTATGGCTTTTTGCGCTCACCGAACTACAACTATCTTTCTTCGCCCGATGACATTTATGTCTCGCCTTCGCAAATCAAACGCTTCAATATGAAGACGGGTGACACCGTGCGCGGGCAAGTACGTGCGCCGAAAGAAGGCGAGCGATTCTTCGCTCTGCTTAAAATTGAGACCATTAACGGCGTTGATCCTGAAGCCATACGCGATAGAATCAATTTCGATAACCTTACACCGCTCTATCCTACCGAGCGCTTGCGCTTGGAGACCGTGCCCAGCGAAGTTTCCATGCGAATTATGGACATCTTCACACCGATTGGCAAAGGGCAACGTGGCTTGATTGTAGCACAGCCCAAAACAGGCAAAACCATGCTTTTGCAAAAAATTGCAAACAGCATCGCTAAGAATCATCCCGAAGTCTATCTCATTGTGCTGCTGATTGATGAACGCCCTGAAGAAGTCACTGATATGGAGCGCAATGTGCAAGCTGAAGTCATTAGCTCGACCTTCGACGAAGAGCCCGAGCGGCATGTGCAAGTTGCAGAGATGGTCCTTGAGAAAGCCAAGCGCCTTGTGGAAACGCGCCGTGATGTGGTCATCTTGCTCGACTCCATTACACGCCTTGCTCGTGCACATAACACGGTTATTCCGCATTCTGGTAAGATTCTCTCTGGCGGGATTGATGCTAATGCTCTGCATAAGCCCAAGCGATTTTTTGGTGCCGCACGCAATGTCGAAGAAGGTGGCAGCCTGACCATTATTGCTACAGCACTCGTCGATACAGGCTCACGTATGGACGATGTTATCTTCGAAGAGTTCAAAGGCACAGGTAATATGGAACTTGTGCTCGATCGTCGCCTTGCAGATCGGCGCATCTTCCCTGCTATTGATATTCTCAAATCTGGTACACGCCGTGAAGAGTTGCTCGTCTCACAAGAAGAAATTTCAAGAATGTGGCTCCTGCGCAAATACCTTGCCGACAAGACCCCAATTGAAGGTATGGAGTTTATTTTGGAGAAAATCGAGAGCACAAAGAGCAACAAAGAGTTCTTCAAACTCATGAACGCGGGAGCATAA